The Thermanaerovibrio acidaminovorans DSM 6589 genome contains a region encoding:
- a CDS encoding HD domain-containing phosphohydrolase gives MHHKPLGAITYVNRAFEEMYGYTQQEALGKNPRILNPGLQVYLDHGISQEDYRRRFQGMWDMVLDPSVGRWEGEVINRRKDGSLVWVQLIVSAIRGRDGDLKAIMGIPVDLTAQRERAEQLLLEAYRAIVLIGEMRDEETGEHLIRIGSYCRILGEAMGLSDRVCRDLEIFSQFHDIGKVGIPDSILLAPRKLDPHEFELMKRHTIMGYQILKGKGSLAMGAEIALNHHERWDGSGYPQGLEGERIPLSARITAVADVYDALRSRRPYKEPIEHREVVDYILSGSGSQFDPRVVEAFNAVHLEMAEVFRLTQSIPVERG, from the coding sequence ATGCATCACAAACCCCTTGGGGCCATAACCTACGTGAACCGGGCCTTCGAGGAGATGTATGGATATACACAACAGGAGGCGCTTGGGAAGAACCCCCGGATCCTTAACCCCGGTCTTCAGGTCTACCTTGATCATGGCATATCCCAGGAGGATTACCGACGAAGGTTCCAGGGGATGTGGGATATGGTCCTGGACCCGTCGGTGGGCCGCTGGGAGGGGGAGGTCATAAACCGCCGGAAGGACGGGTCTCTGGTTTGGGTGCAGCTCATCGTCAGCGCCATAAGAGGCAGGGATGGGGATCTCAAGGCCATAATGGGCATCCCGGTGGATCTGACCGCCCAGCGCGAGAGGGCGGAGCAGTTGCTGCTGGAGGCCTACCGGGCCATCGTCCTCATAGGGGAGATGAGGGACGAGGAGACCGGGGAGCACTTGATCCGAATAGGGAGCTACTGCCGGATCCTGGGGGAGGCCATGGGGCTCTCGGACCGGGTCTGCCGGGACCTGGAGATCTTTTCCCAGTTCCACGACATAGGCAAGGTGGGGATCCCGGACAGCATCCTGCTGGCGCCTCGAAAGCTGGACCCCCACGAGTTCGAGCTGATGAAGCGTCACACCATCATGGGATACCAGATCTTGAAGGGGAAGGGAAGCCTGGCCATGGGGGCGGAGATAGCTTTGAACCACCACGAGCGTTGGGACGGCTCCGGCTACCCCCAGGGGCTCGAAGGGGAACGGATCCCCCTGTCGGCCCGGATAACCGCCGTGGCGGACGTGTACGACGCCCTTCGGAGCCGCCGCCCCTACAAGGAGCCCATTGAACACCGGGAGGTGGTGGACTACATCCTGAGCGGCTCCGGCTCCCAGTTCGACCCCCGGGTGGTGGAGGCCTTCAATGCGGTCCACCTGGAGATGGCGGAGGTGTTCCGCCTCACCCAGTCGATCCCGGTGGAGCGGGGGTGA